In Bradyrhizobium erythrophlei, a single genomic region encodes these proteins:
- the hemJ gene encoding protoporphyrinogen oxidase HemJ, with protein sequence MYEWIKALHIIVVISWMAGMLYLPRLFVYHCEAETGSKQSETFKVMERRLLGAIINPAMIVTWLAGLYLAWSGHWFSAGWLHGKLLLVLVLSGIHGFFARCVKDFAADRNQRSQKFYRIINEVPTLLMIGIVILVVVKPF encoded by the coding sequence GTGTACGAATGGATCAAGGCGCTGCACATCATTGTGGTCATCTCCTGGATGGCCGGCATGCTCTATCTGCCGCGGCTGTTCGTCTACCATTGCGAAGCTGAGACCGGTTCGAAGCAGTCCGAGACGTTCAAGGTGATGGAGCGACGGCTGCTGGGAGCGATCATCAATCCGGCGATGATCGTGACCTGGCTCGCCGGGCTTTATCTCGCCTGGAGCGGTCATTGGTTTTCGGCGGGCTGGTTGCACGGAAAATTGCTACTTGTGCTGGTGCTGTCCGGCATCCACGGCTTTTTTGCCCGTTGCGTGAAGGATTTCGCGGCGGATCGGAATCAGAGGTCACAGAAATTTTATCGCATAATCAACGAGGTACCGACCCTGCTGATGATCGGGATCGTCATCCTGGTAGTGGTAAAGCCGTTTTAG
- the rho gene encoding transcription termination factor Rho, translated as MREIKLQDLKAQTPAELVAFAEEKGVENASTMRKQELMFAILKQLAIQEIDIIGEGVVEVLSDGFGFLRSPDANYLPGPDDIYVSPSQIRRFGLRTGDTIEGHIRSPKEGERYFALLKVNTLNFEDPEKSKHKVNFDNLTPLFPDERFRLELEDPTRKDLSARVIDIVAPIGKGQRALIVAPPRTGKTVLMQNIAHSITANHPECYLIVLLIDERPEEVTDMQRSVKGEVVSSTFDEPAVRHVQVAEMVIEKAKRLVEHGRDVVILLDSITRLGRAYNTVVPSSGKVLTGGVDANALQRPKRFFGAARNIEEGGSLTIIATALVDTGSRMDEVIFEEFKGTGNSELILDRKVSDKRTFPAIDISRSGTRKEELITDPQVLKKMYVLRRILNPMGTMDAIDFLLDKLRNTKNNAEFFESMNT; from the coding sequence ATGCGGGAAATCAAACTCCAAGACCTCAAAGCTCAGACGCCGGCGGAACTCGTTGCATTCGCCGAAGAGAAAGGGGTCGAAAACGCCAGCACGATGCGCAAGCAGGAGCTGATGTTTGCCATTCTCAAGCAACTCGCGATCCAGGAAATCGACATTATCGGCGAAGGCGTCGTCGAGGTTCTCTCCGACGGCTTCGGGTTTCTGCGTTCACCGGACGCCAACTACCTGCCCGGCCCCGACGATATCTACGTTTCGCCGTCGCAGATCCGCCGCTTCGGACTTCGCACCGGCGATACCATTGAAGGCCATATTCGCAGCCCGAAGGAAGGCGAACGCTATTTCGCGCTGCTGAAGGTCAACACGCTGAATTTCGAAGACCCCGAAAAATCCAAGCACAAGGTCAACTTCGACAACCTGACGCCGCTGTTTCCGGACGAACGCTTCCGCCTCGAACTGGAAGACCCCACCAGAAAAGACCTGTCGGCCCGCGTCATCGACATTGTCGCGCCGATCGGCAAAGGCCAGCGCGCCTTGATCGTGGCGCCGCCGCGCACGGGTAAGACCGTGCTGATGCAGAACATCGCGCATTCGATCACCGCCAATCATCCCGAATGCTATCTGATCGTTCTTCTGATCGACGAGCGGCCTGAAGAAGTCACCGACATGCAGCGCTCGGTGAAGGGCGAAGTCGTATCGTCGACCTTCGACGAGCCGGCCGTGCGTCACGTTCAGGTTGCCGAGATGGTGATCGAGAAAGCCAAGCGCCTGGTCGAGCACGGCCGTGACGTTGTGATCCTGCTCGATTCGATCACGCGGCTCGGGCGCGCCTACAACACGGTGGTGCCGTCATCCGGCAAGGTGCTGACCGGCGGTGTCGACGCCAACGCGTTACAGCGGCCGAAGCGATTCTTCGGCGCCGCGCGCAACATCGAGGAGGGCGGCTCGCTGACGATCATCGCGACCGCGCTGGTCGATACCGGCAGCCGTATGGACGAAGTGATCTTCGAAGAGTTCAAAGGCACCGGCAACTCCGAACTGATTCTCGACCGCAAGGTCTCCGACAAGCGGACCTTCCCGGCGATCGACATTTCGCGCTCCGGCACCCGCAAGGAAGAGTTGATCACCGATCCGCAGGTCCTGAAGAAGATGTACGTGCTGCGGCGAATCCTGAACCCGATGGGCACGATGGATGCGATCGACTTCCTGCTCGACAAGCTCCGCAACACCAAGAACAACGCGGAATTCTTCGAATCGATGAACACGTAA